The following proteins are co-located in the Silene latifolia isolate original U9 population chromosome 1, ASM4854445v1, whole genome shotgun sequence genome:
- the LOC141638427 gene encoding uncharacterized protein LOC141638427, protein MKVQADKNRSDRQFMLGDWVWLKLQKYMQISVASRSNEKLSPKYYGPFQITDTVGKVAYKLKLPARALIHNVFHVSQLKKFRGTLPVVSYIPEWFHGKEGDADVQPLAILDRRVVKRRESLCVVRYLVQWTGYPASEATWEWAEAFEQKFPTFVVQT, encoded by the coding sequence ATGAAGGTGCAGGCTGATAAGAATAGGTCCGACCGGCAGTTTATGCTAGGGGATTGGGTATGGCTAAAACTTCAGAAGTACATGCAGATTTCAGTGGCCTCAAGAAGCAATGAGAAGCTTTCTCCTAAATACTATGGGCCATTTCAGATAACTGATACAGTGGGGAAGGTAGCTTATAAGTTGAAATTGCCTGCTAGAGCTCTCATtcataatgtttttcatgtgtccCAATTGAAGAAATTTAGAGGCACATTACCTGTTGTTTCTTATATTCCTGAGTGGTTTCATGGTAAAGAAGGTGATGCTGATGTACAACCCCTTGCTATACTCGACAGGAGAGTTGTGAAGAGACGAGAATCTCTTTGCGTGGTACGATATCTTGTGCAATGGACAGGATACCCTGCATCTGAGGCTACATGGGAGTGGGCAGAAGCTTTTGAACAGAAGTTTCCTACTTTTGTTGTTCAGACTTGA